The Pontibacter sp. SGAir0037 DNA segment ATAGTAGCGATCCCGGATATTAGAGTCAGAAGCAAAACGCGCCCATATAATCTCACCGAAATGCTGCCCTACATACCTGTTCCAGGCTCCGCCAACAGAAGCCTGCAGGCGGCTGTTTGGGTTATACTGCAAGGCATAGGTTATGCCATAAAAATCGTTATCCAGCCAGCGGCGGCGAATCAGGTCTGTAGATGAAACGGTGTCTTCGCCAATAATAACATTCGCCAGGCCATAAGCAGCCAGATCATCATCCTGACGGAATTGCTCATAATAGCCCTTGCCTATGGTATAATGCAAAGCACCTGAAAAGCTTAAGGTAGGCGCAAAGTCGTGCGACAGGTGCAACTGGTAATGGTCCTGCTGATAATTATCTATTTCGTTGTCGTAGGTATAGTAGTTATAACGGCGGTCCGAGGTCAACAGGTTTTGCAGGTCTGCGCCTTCTATATAATTTCTATCAATATATGCTTGCAGGTCGGCTGCAGTGCCGTACACTAATGCCTCTGGTGTTCCGTACCATGCCTGGTAAGTTCTTTCCTGGCCGGAGAAAGTCACAAACTTAACAGAGGTTTTTTCACCGAAATATCCACCCGAAAAGTAAAAAGACTTCAGGTCAGAGGAGGCCCTGTCGATATAGCCATCAGATGAGATGCGCGACAAGCGTCCATCAAAAGCAAACTTGCCATTGATAAGGCCGGTACCAAAACGCACATTGTTACGCCAGGTATTAAATGAGCCATAGGTATGCTCTGTTTCGGCATAAGCCTCTGGGCGTACATCCTGCGTCTGAATGTTGATACTGGCACCGAAGGCTCCCGCTCCGTTAGTGGAGGTACCCACACCACGTTGTACCTGTATATCCTGCACCGAGGAGGCAAAATCCGGCATATTCACAAAAAATACTCCGTGCGACTCGGCATCGTTAACCGGAATGCCATTTACCGTTACATTGATGCGGGTAATATCGGAGCCGCGAATCCGGATACCTGTGTAACCCACTCCAGCACCAGCATCTGAGTTAACTACAGCGGAAGGAATCTGCTCTAAAATGTAGGGCAGGTCCTGCCCGAAGTTTCGCTCCGCAATTTCTTCGCTGCTCACATTGGTATAGGTGGTGCCTGTTCTATCATTTGCTCTGGTAGCAGAAACTACCACTTCGCCTGTGCGCAGGTTGTTCTGCCTAAGCGAAAATTCCTGACGGCTGTCTCCGCTAATGCTTACCTGGCGTACCACTGGCTCAAAACCCAGAAAGCTTACCCGAATAGTGTAGGTGCCGGCCGACACATTTTGAATTCTGTATTCGCCACCCGCTGTAGTAACAGCACCTATACCTGTGCCCTCTAAAACAATGTTAGCCCCGACTAAAGCCTCCCCTTTAGTCGCATCTGTTACCCGCCCGCTTATAGCAAACTGGGCCAGCAACTGCAATGGCAACAGCAAAGCCGCCATTACAAAAAATAAAAATCTCATGAAGTAAGTAGTTAAGAATGAAACATAGCCTATGCCAGGGGTTAGCATACCACCAAAGTTTCTGTACCAGTTTTCCCTTCGCCAGCATTACCTGGATCAGGTTCAATGGGTATAATCTCAGCCCGTTGTAATAAGGCACCCCTAAAGTACCACAAAGGTACAGCGTTTTAAGCCAAATCAGAAAGATAAACCTGTATTATCCGTAAAAGCAAAATTCTTAAAGAGAGGGTGGCTGTAAAATTTTAGTGAAAGGCAATAACCACAAAGGCGTAAAGTACGTTGATACTCATATAAAAGGCGCTTTTCCTGCTGCTTCGTAAAAGCCTGATTATAAACAGGAATAAGCCAATGTGAAACTGGAAAAATTAAAAATATTTTTAAAGTGATGATGATTAGCCTACTGTATACATTAGCTTTGCTAACAATACTGGCATATTACGCATTCTCTCCGCAGAAAAAGTTGAAGGGCCCTTCTTCAACAGATAGCGACGACGACGGAGGTGAACCGCTAGGCGATGATTTGCCAGATCTTGATCTCCCACCTGGGGTTTCTTTACCTATAAATGATTTTGAGCCAAAGTATGATCTCAAATTAGTTAGATTTCCGAAACTTCCAGAACCTTCTCTTAACTGAACTCTAAGCAGAATACAACATATAAACTGCCGCACCTGATCTTTTACTTTAAAGATAAGTGCGGCAGTTTTTTTATTAAACCGGGACTGTTCCCACTTTCTATTCAAAGCCTACAAAACCGTCAGCGTATAAGTGCGCTCGAAAATTGCTTCCGGGCTCAGCATTTCAATACCTTCTTTTTCTTTTAATTCACCTGTATCGCCTTCGTGGCTGGTAATGCCGCACCAGGGCTCTATGCATACAAAAGGCGATGCGCCAGGCTTGGTCCAGATGCCCAGGTAAGGAAAACCTTTAAAATCCATCTCTAAACGATAGGCACTCTTCCGGCTTGCCAGAATCACCTTCTCTGATTTAACATCTTTCAGAACAATGGCATCTTTCTCAAAATACTCATGCTGAAGCGGCAGCACAGCACTTTCAGTTAAAACCCGCTCTGTTTCACCTGATTGCAAGCCTGCTTCATCTATAAGGTAACGCACCAACGTTTCGGGCTGCTCAAACTCCAGGTAATAATCTGAATATTGCTCCCCAGGGTACAAGGGCACATTAAAACCCGGATGCCCCCCAACAGAGAAATACAAAGCCTCATGATCTGTGTTGGTTACCTGGTAAGTGGTGGAAAGGCTGTTCCCTTCCAGTTTAAAAGCAATCAGCAGGCTAAACTTGAAAGGATATTGCGATAAGGTCTCTTCGCTCTGCTTCAACTGAAATACCAGTTTGTCTTTTTTCTCTTCTACCAGGTCAAATTCGGTTCTTCGGGCAAAGCCGTGGCGTAGCATCTGGTACGTTTTGCCTTCGTGCGTAAACTGATTATGGGGCAATGCACCAACAATAGGAAAAAGATTGGGCGCGTGGCCGGGCCAGATAGCAGGATTGCCTTGCCAGATAAGCTCCTGCTGATCTGAAAGCCTGATGAAATGTTGCAGTTCGGCACCGAAACTCTCGACACCTACTTTAAGGTTATCATTCTCCAGAAAGTATAGCATAAATACATTATTTGCTCTTGTAAATTAAAACAACGCTACCTAGAATACAAGCCAGGCTTTTATTAAAAACGCGCTTATTCTTCTATGGCAGGGCTGTTTACGTATTTGCAGGAACAGGTATCATCAGAAGCTAAAATATTTTGTAGCCACTTTGATACTTGCATATAAGACATACTATACTGCTGCTGACACTGAACATTTTATGATTTCCCGAACTTTAAGGCTCTTTCTGTTTCGTTTTTATAATGCCTGCCTATGGGAAGCTCTTTGCCCATAATATCGATGTGCGCAGGCGAATACGAATCTATCTTTTTAAGAGAAACGATAAAAGAACGATGAATGCGCAAAAACTGCTCCTCTGGCAGCATTTCCTCTAAAGAGGTAATTGTTTGCTTGGCAACAAGCTGTTTGGAAGCGGTTACAATCCGCACATAGTCTTTCAGGCTTTCAATGTAAAGGATGTCATCAACCATTACTTTCACCATTTTTCTATCTACCCGGAAATACAGGAATCGTTCTGAGCTAGTATGAGCAGGCTCTGAGTGGTTAGTTATAGCGGGTGCAAGCGGAGCATCTGATTTTATCACCTTCTGCACCGCCCTCAGAAAACGGTCGAGGGAGATTGGCTTGAGCAGGTAATCTACCACATCCAGGTCGAAAGCTTCCAGTGCATACTCCCTGTAGGCAGTTGTAAGTATAACTTTTGGCGGATTCCGAAGCGACTTTAAAAAATCTGTACCCAGCAGTTGTGGCATCTTTATGTCCAGGAACATCAGATCGACGGGATGTTTCTGCAAGGCATCGAAAGCGGCAATGGCATTATGGCACTGGCCTGTTACTTCCAGCATCGGCACCGCCTCAATATGAGACCGCAGCACTGCCAGGGCCGGTGGCTCATCATCAACAAGAAGGCAACGTATTTTCATATACAGCTCAGGAATTAGAAAAAGGCGGAAGAGTAATCTCATAATCAGGCGCAGGCGCATGCGTAAACATAGTATCCGGCTCTAAGTACAGCACCAGCGTTACAATAAACACCTCTGCCTCCCGTATAATCTTCAGTTCGTGCTGATCAGGATAGATAAGCTGCAGCCGCTTCTGTACATTTTGCAAACCAATACCTCCAGACCTGACCCCTCCTGCAGTTAAGGCACTGGCTTCCGGCAATGCATTCATCAGTTTTAACTTCAGCTTATTTTCCCGCACCGAAAGATCCAGGCTCACCCAGGCCTGATCAAGGTGCTCGCTGGCACCATGCTTAAAGCTGTTCTCCAGGAAGGGCAGCAATAACAAAGGAGCGATTAGTTTTCCATCAAAATCGCCGCTCAAGTTTACAGAAAGGTCCAGGCGGTTGCCATAGCGCATTTTTTCCAGTTCCAGGTAATCTGTTATCAGCTTTACTTCTTTCGACAGCGGTACCTTTGGTACATTGCCTTCGTACAGCATGTACCGCAACAGGCCCGACAGCTTTAAAACAACTTCAGGTGCCTCGGCAGAGTGTGTAAGGGTTAAAGAATAGAGGTTGTTGAGCGTGTTAAACAGGAAGTGGGGGTGCACCTGTGCTTTGAGCAGTTGCAGTTCGGCAGTCAGTTTTTCATGCTCCAGCTTCAGGTTTAGCTGGTTTTTCTGGTACCAGTGCTTGGCAAGCTTTATAGCTCCGGCAAATCCGGCAACAGTAAGCCCTCCCCTTACACCGCTCATCAGGCCATAGTAAAAATTACTAACCGGATGAATAACACCGATAGCTTCCCGAATTGGTATAACTATAAAATCAGAAATAGCATTGGATAGCGTGGCGACCAACAGCACCGCAAACGTAAGGCCCAGGAAGAAGTAAAGGTATTTACCTTTAAACAGATACCGCGGAATGAGCAGGTACATAAATGTGTAGCTCAGTATAATGTGCGTCGGCAGAAAAGACAAAGCCTCCATAAAAGCCAGCTCATAAGAGCGTATCAGGAGTTCTTTCTGCGGCAGCCCCTTTACAAAAAAGGTTAGGTTATCGATTGGTTTGCTCCCATACAGCAGGGTAAAGAACAAGACACAGAACATCCAGAAAACAACATGCCTGCTTATGCGATGCTGCGCCTTATTCGAAAATATAAAGTCGGGTTGTTGATGCAGCATCTGTAAAAGCTCCTCAAAAAATTAACTGGACTATACAAGTAAAGTTACGAAAACGTGTGCCTCGTACAGGAGGTTCCTGCGGGTTTGTAGACGAACTACAAAAAACATAGACGAACGACCTAATCAGCCGCTAAAATAACTCCAACGACCTTGTTTGGTAGAGTAGCCTTATTTACACTTCCTTAAGCTAATATACCAGCAAGGCAATCTTTGTTGTTGTACATTTAATACAGTAACAAACACAAACCCTTAATTCCTACAACTATGAAAAAAGAATTTTTAAAAACTGCACTGGTTCTATTCGGGCTTTCCCTTAGCTCTACAGCCGCCTTAGCCCAAGCTCCAGGCCCTAAACAAGGTTACTGGAATGTAGAAGCTGTACCCGGCAAACAAAAATTTTCGGTGGTTCGGTTTTACAACCCACAGAACCAGCTGGTGTATGAAGAAAAAATGGAGGGCATCTTTTTAGACATGACCCGCAAAAGCACCATCAAGCTGCTCAACAATTCGCTACAACAGGTAGTCAACAACTCCATTGTAACTTCTCAGTTAAAGAGCAGCTATGCAAAGAAATAAATTTTTAGAAAAAGTGTGATAGGTAAGGCCGTAAGCAATGCTTATGGCTTTCTTTTTTTATGGCTTCAGGAGCTCATCTATCTGTTGGCAAGCCAGCTGGAACCGTTGCTCATAGGTACCGTAAATTTCCACAAAATTTACCTTCAGCGCCTGTAACTCCCGCTTGTACCAATCATAAAAGAACTGGCGCAGGTGCGGGTGTTCGCGTTGCGGATCGGGCTCCCAGGGCAAGTCTACTCCCATTAATAAGTATAGATCATACTCCTGTTGTGCTAACTTTTCAGCAATAAAAGCAGGGCAATAGCCAAAGGCATGTTCACTCCATATTTTCAGCACCAGCATATCTGTATCAGAAAAAAACACTTTCTGTGCTTGCTGTATTTGCTGCTGTTCCAGAGCGAGCTGTCCCTGGGCTATGGCTTCGATATCGGCTAAAGTATAGGGCCTGTTCAGGTTTTCGATATAGGTGCGTGCAAATTCAGGCACCCAAGTGGTGTGATAGCGGCGGGCGAGTTTTTCAGAGATGGTTGATTTACCCGTAGACTCCGGGCCCGTAACGGCAATTTTTAGCATGCGGCAATTTCGCTAAAAATCAGCAGAAAAAACTGCTATAAAAAACCAGTGCCCCGTCTTTTATAAAGAGACGAGGCACTGGCTATAATAGAAAAAGTTACTCATACTGAAATTGTATTAATGTAAACCAAGGCTAATTTTCAGAGAAACTATAGTCGAAGAAATTATATACTTCTACTTCCTTTGGTCTTTTGTCGCCATACTGCCTAAAAAAAACACGCTTTGGTCGTTCATCTGGCGACTCATATCCCCACTTAAGTCTGTTTTCATACTTAAGCTCGTCGGGCAACTCCATTTTTTGCTGCTTCATAGTACCGTTGGTTTAAGGTTCAACATAACGCTACCCTCAGTGGTAGCGCAGCTAAAGGTGGCATAAACCATTTACGTCACTAACTGACGATTGGATTACCCTATTTTAGAGAAGCTTTCGGTTTTTAGAAGAATCTTCTTATACAGTAACTCTACCAGCCCTTATTTTATTGCCCCTCCTCTGCCATTCTGCCAATCCGGCAAAAGCCATCACTAACAAAACAAAATAAAAAACAGATGTAAAAACCAGTCCCTTCACAAAATAAAGCGGAATCGAGGCTATATTAGTTGCAATCCACCAGTACCAGCTCTCTACCTTCTTTCTGGCCATCAGCCACATGCCCGTATAAGCAGTAGCGCTGGCAAAGGCATCCCCCCAAGGTATCACACCAGGGTAAAAAGACTCTTTCAGGTAGATCAGGCTATAGTAAATGAGAATATACAGAACTATGAAAAAAGTTAGCTGTTGCAACAGCTGCTTTTTATTTGAAAAAGTGATTTGCAGCGCATGCTCCTGGCTTTTGTTTTTCCTGGCCCAAAGTACCCAGCCATAGATACTCAGTACCGAGTAATAAATATTAACGCTGGCCTCTCCTATTAGGTGATATTGAAAGCTTAAGTATACGTAAATAATGGTGCTGATAAGCCCCACCGGATAAACCCATATATTTTCTTTCCGGGAAAACCATACACTGGCAATTCCGGCCAGCACAGCTATATATTCCAGTAACGATGTTTGCTGCATCCCCTCTACAAACTGCTGCCACACCCCAACAAGGCTGGTAATACTCTGCGCCTGCAACAGCTTTCCAGGAATAGGCAATGATGCAATCAGAGAACAGGCTGCCTGGCTGTATGCGGCCAGATTAGAGGTAAGTGTAGAAAATTCCATTAGAAGAAATGCTAAGCAAACTTAGCTGTTAGGTAATTAAGATTGCTAATTTTGCGAATCTAAGCTTAACAGCCAAAGAAAAGGCGCAACCGCAGCAAAAATAGCCTGTATAAGAGATATGCACGAGATTACAGTACAAGAATTAAAAGACAGACTGGCCCGCCATAATAAAATGCAGCTAGTGGATGTGCGGGAACCATCAGAGTTCGAGATCTGCAATTTAGGAGGAGAACTTATTCCGCTCGGAGAGCTTCCGAAGCAGGCAAACCGCGTGCGACAGGATATACCGGTTGTGGTCATCTGCCACCACGGCTTCAGAAGCGCACAAGCTATAAATTACCTTTCTCAACGCCTCGGCTACGAGAACCTGCTCAACCTGAAGGGCGGCATTCATGCCTGGGCAACAGAAATAGACCCAACAATGGCGGTTTACTGAGGTTAATAAGGTAAATTTTTAAAAGAGGAATAACGCTGATAGAATGCGTTAGTAGATCTGACACATCTTTCCTCTAAATTTTCAAATCTTCAATTTTCCAGATTATTTATTTTTGTCATTTCTTTTTCGTAGTTTTACGCGGCAAATAAGGAACCCTAAATTTATTTGCCATGATCTTTGATCAGTCTAAGATTCAATTCGAAGCACTCACCTACGACGACGTGCTTCTTCTCCCAGCCTATTCTGAGGTTTTACCCAAAGACACAGATACATCCACTCAGCTGACGCGCAATATTCGTCTTAATATTCCGCTTTTATCGGCTGCTATGGATACTGTTACAGAAGCTGATCTGGCAATAGCCATGGCGCAGGAAGGTGGTATCGGGATTATCCATAAAAACATGTCGGTAAAGGCGCAAGCGGAACAGGTTCGCAAAGTGAAGCGTTCAGAAAGCGGCATGATCATGGACCCTATCACACTTGAGGAAACTGCCACCCTTGGCGATGCGGTTCAGATAATGACAGAACACAAAATAGGTGGTATACCTGTGGTGAATTCCGAGAACAAGCTAACAGGTATTATTACAAACCGCGACCTTCGTTTCGAGAAAGACCTTACCCAGAAAGTCTCTTCTATCATGACGCGCGACAATCTGATAACTGCTGAAAAAGGAACAGACCTGGCTAAGGCCGAAGACATTCTGCAGCAGTACAAGATTGAGAAGCTACCAGTGGTAGACCAGGATGGCAAACTGGTAGGGCTTATCACATACAAAGACATCCTGAAGAAAAAAGACAGACCAAACGCCTGCAAAGACGAGTATGGCCGCCTGCGTGTAGGTGCTGCCGTTGGTGTTACTGCCGACCTGATGGACCGTATTAAAGCATTGGTTGAAGCAGGGGTAGACGTTATCAGCCTGGATACAGCCCACGGACATTCCAAGGGAGTGATAGATGCTGTTCGACGCATAAAAGAACAATACCCTGCGCTGGAAGTAATGGCCGGTAACGTAGCCACGGCCGATGGCGCCAGGGCGCTTGCCGATGCCGGTGCAGATGCTGTTAAAGTTGGTGTAGGACCCGGCAGTATTTGTACTACCCGTATTATTGCAGGTATAGGTGTGCCTCAGCTTTCTGCTGTTATCGAAGCAGTTAAAGGCTTGCAGGGCACTGGTGTACCAGTAATTGCCGATGGTGGAATTAAATTCTCCGGTGATATTGTAAAAGCATTGGCCGGAGGGGCCAGTACAGTTATGATCGGTTCTCTGCTGGCAGGCACAGAGGAAGCCCCGGGTGAAGTAATTATTTACGAAGGCCGCAAGTTTAAAACGTATAGAGGCATGGGTTCTGTAGAAGCTATGGAAGAAGGCTCGAAAGACCGTTACTTCCAGGGCAGCGAAACAGAAACCAAAAAGCTGGTACCTGAAGGTATTGTAGGCCGTGTGCCTTATAAGGGACTTGTAGCAGAGGTTATATACCAGATGGTGGGTGGTTTAAAAGCCGGTATGGGCTACTGCGGCACGCCAACCATCGAAAAACTGCAGGATGCCAAAATGGTGAAAATAACAGGAGCCGGTCTTCGCGAGAGCCATCCGCACGATGTTCAGATTATGCGTGAAGCTCCGAACTACAGCAGATAAGCCCTCTTTCGTATAATTTAACAAATATTAATTCCAACGGGCATCAGGTAGAGGCAGCAGAATTGCCTTTTACCTGATGCCTGGAATTAACATGTAATCAGCTTTTTAAGATAACAGAACAACTATACTCTTATAGTTGTTGCTAAAATTTCAGGCTTCTTTCATAAAAAAGCCTAACCAACTCCAAATTTCTTACGTTATGCATTTGTTTCATAACGCAGGTATCTTGGGCATCAACCAAAAAAATTCTTACCTTACGGGCAACTAAAGGCTCCGACAAGCCATAACCAGTCACAGCAGAACCTAAACGCGGTTTACCGTTTTATGCTCAATAACAAAAACGCAAAAACTTTATTGGTAATTTCGGCTATTGTAAGCTGGATACTGCTGCTCTCTAGTGCATTGTTAGGGGCAGCAACTGTTCGCCAGACCGGTACTCCCTCTGCCATACTTCCTTATACTAATAATTTCCTTATAGTTGCTTTTATAGTCAGTGTCTTCTTCTACCAACGTATCCAGTCAGAAAACCTAAAAGGCATCGACTTTATCGGCTACTTATGGAACCTGTTTTCAAAAGCGGGCATAACAGCCTATTTAGGTATTGGGCTTTATTTGGGATATTTACTCACCGCCGACTCTGCCGAATCAGACGCTACTGTTCTGCTACAGGTGGTTTACCAGGTTAACTTTGGTTTGATGGTGTTCTTTCTGGCAAAGGCCTTTTATATATGGCGGCAGCTACTGTTATACCATAAAAACAAGTTCCTGCAGATTGCCTGGGATTGGTTTGAGGTGCTGCTCTTTAGCACCCTGCTGCTTACGGTGCTAAACTTCGACTATAGCAGCTATATTTTCCTGCCGCTGCTGGCTTTGCTTTCCTTTTACATTCTGTTTCTGTGCACCAACCTGAAATGGGTGGCTTACCTTACCTTTAATAAAAAAGGAAGGTCACTGGTGTTATTGGGAGCTATTTTAGTGAGCTGCTATATCTACGCCCGTTTTTTCTACGACCTGTCCGACAGGCCAGAACTGCAGATTGATTACTTTAATGTGGGCTTCCTGCTTCTGGCCATGCTTTTTGTGGGCCTGTATTCTTTGTTTGCCTTTCTGGTGGCCTTATTCAGCTTGCCTACATCAAGTGTTTTTGAGCAAAAAAGCGAAGACCTTCTCAATTTTCAGCGGTTAAGCCAATCGATACAACAGGGGCAGAGCGAGGCACAAGTTTACGAAACTCTTTTCGAAAGCACCATTAAAGCATCAGATGCCAGTGCAGCCTGGTTCGAAACCATTAAAAACAGTGCAACGCAACTTGCCTTCGAACCTTTTAACATCAGCCAGGAGGAAATCGACAGCATTAAGCAGTTGCTGGTGGCGCACAATATTCAAAGTGTCGACTACATTAACAATAACCTCGACCGCAATGCTGGTTTTCACGACCTGGGGATTCCCTGGAAGTCGCTGATCATGCTGCCGATTCACTCTAAAAAGCACCAGTTCGGGATGTTATACCTCCTGAAAGACATTGAGCAGGGCTTTGACCGTGAAACAATTAATGTGCTGAAAACTTTTACAAACCAGACCGTACTTACCATTGAGAACCTGCGTTTAATAGCTGAGTCTCTGCAGAACGAACGTTATAAGGAAGAGCTAAAAATTGCGAGCCAGGTACAGGACAGCCTTATTCCGAAATCGTTCCCGAGCGACAGCTGGTTTGAGATCAGCACGCATGCACTGGCAGCCAAAGAAGTAGGCGGCGACTTTTACGATTTCCTGCAACTCAGCGAGTCCCGCATTGCAATTATTATTGGCGATGTATCGGGCAAAGGTATTTCAGCAGCCTTTCACATGGCCCAGATGAAAGGTATTTTTCATGGGCTTATGCAGCAGGACATGGCACCGAGCGAATTTATGAAACAGGCCAATTCTGCCCTTAGCCGCTGCTTGGAGAAAACCTCTTTTATTACTTCTGCGCTATACATTATCGACTACCGCATGAAGGGCTTTATGTTTGCACGGGCAGGCCATTGCCATACGCTTTACTATAACTCCATGACGGAAGATACGTTCTACTTTCAAACGGATGGTTTAGGCCTGGGCATTATCCGGGATAAAAGCTATGCCAACCACATTCGGGAAATGTACTACGACTACAACCCCGGAGATGTAATGGTAGTTTATACAGATGGTATCGTAGAGGCCCGCAACACAGCAAACGATGAATACGGAGAAGACAGGTTGCTCTATATGCTTACGCAAACTTACCATTTAGAAGCAGAAGACATTAAGTGTGCCATTATTAACGATTTAGAAGATTTCACGGGAACAGATATCCTTTACGATGACCAGACACTGCTCGTGATAAAGTTTAAACAGACTCAACCCTAAACATAAACGAGACGTACTTACGCCGATGAAAATAACAAATGAAATAAAAGACAACACCATCGTTATGACACTGGATGGTGAACTGGATGCCAGCTCATCTGTATTGCTGGACGAAGAGCTTTCTGATCCGGAAATCATGAAGTACAGCAAGATATTGGTGGACTGCGAGAAGCTCAACTATATCTCTTCTGCAGGTTTAGGCGTATTTATTTCGCACCTGCAACGCTTCGAAGACGCTCAGATAAAGCTCATCTTCTTTAACATGCAGGATAAAGTGCGCAATGTCTTCGAAATTCTGGGTCTCGATCTGTTGATGACCATCGTTTCAAATTATGAAGAAGCAATGACCATTGCGGATGAATAATTCAATTCGAGTTAGTTGTTCTAAGAAAAATCTTAAGCAGATACGCGACTTTGTAGTAGAGTATTTGGAGGCGTGTGCGCTTTCGGATATTCTATTAAACCAGATCGTGCTGGCTGTAGATGAGATATGCGCTAATTTGATTATCCACGCCAACAAAGAGGATATCTCCAAATTTATCACGCTTGCCATCTACAAAAAAGGAAAGAACCTGAAATTTGAGATAGCAGATAACGGTATTGCCTTCAGCCGGACTGACTACAAAGAACCGAACATACAGGACAATATCCGCACAGGCAAGAAGGGCGGTGTAGGAATTGCTCTTGTAAACCGTATCATGGATA contains these protein-coding regions:
- a CDS encoding TonB-dependent receptor — translated: MRFLFFVMAALLLPLQLLAQFAISGRVTDATKGEALVGANIVLEGTGIGAVTTAGGEYRIQNVSAGTYTIRVSFLGFEPVVRQVSISGDSRQEFSLRQNNLRTGEVVVSATRANDRTGTTYTNVSSEEIAERNFGQDLPYILEQIPSAVVNSDAGAGVGYTGIRIRGSDITRINVTVNGIPVNDAESHGVFFVNMPDFASSVQDIQVQRGVGTSTNGAGAFGASINIQTQDVRPEAYAETEHTYGSFNTWRNNVRFGTGLINGKFAFDGRLSRISSDGYIDRASSDLKSFYFSGGYFGEKTSVKFVTFSGQERTYQAWYGTPEALVYGTAADLQAYIDRNYIEGADLQNLLTSDRRYNYYTYDNEIDNYQQDHYQLHLSHDFAPTLSFSGALHYTIGKGYYEQFRQDDDLAAYGLANVIIGEDTVSSTDLIRRRWLDNDFYGITYALQYNPNSRLQASVGGAWNRYVGQHFGEIIWARFASDSNIRDRYYDNEGVKTDFNLYAKANYSLMDNVSLFGDMQVRKVGYSFLGYDNDLSNITQTAAYTFYNPKAGVTYNPDKNNQLYASFAIGNREPVRDDFTESTPSGRPRPETLRNLEAGYRGNMHLGELAGTALQAQVELNYFYMNYKNQLVLTGQINDVGAQVRTNIDKSYRQGVELAGALALGEIASLRTNVAYSQNIVNNFQEFIDNYDDDSQLQNNFRRTDIAFSPDWVTATQLEVMPVKGLRAAFIYKTVGKQYLDNTSNENRIIPAFQVGDLRFRYSIGFQNVLKELEVGLLINNVFNELYAANGYTYSYISDATTITENFYYPQATRNFLLSVGLKF
- a CDS encoding aldose 1-epimerase family protein; its protein translation is MLYFLENDNLKVGVESFGAELQHFIRLSDQQELIWQGNPAIWPGHAPNLFPIVGALPHNQFTHEGKTYQMLRHGFARRTEFDLVEEKKDKLVFQLKQSEETLSQYPFKFSLLIAFKLEGNSLSTTYQVTNTDHEALYFSVGGHPGFNVPLYPGEQYSDYYLEFEQPETLVRYLIDEAGLQSGETERVLTESAVLPLQHEYFEKDAIVLKDVKSEKVILASRKSAYRLEMDFKGFPYLGIWTKPGASPFVCIEPWCGITSHEGDTGELKEKEGIEMLSPEAIFERTYTLTVL
- a CDS encoding LytTR family DNA-binding domain-containing protein yields the protein MKIRCLLVDDEPPALAVLRSHIEAVPMLEVTGQCHNAIAAFDALQKHPVDLMFLDIKMPQLLGTDFLKSLRNPPKVILTTAYREYALEAFDLDVVDYLLKPISLDRFLRAVQKVIKSDAPLAPAITNHSEPAHTSSERFLYFRVDRKMVKVMVDDILYIESLKDYVRIVTASKQLVAKQTITSLEEMLPEEQFLRIHRSFIVSLKKIDSYSPAHIDIMGKELPIGRHYKNETERALKFGKS
- a CDS encoding sensor histidine kinase; the protein is MLHQQPDFIFSNKAQHRISRHVVFWMFCVLFFTLLYGSKPIDNLTFFVKGLPQKELLIRSYELAFMEALSFLPTHIILSYTFMYLLIPRYLFKGKYLYFFLGLTFAVLLVATLSNAISDFIVIPIREAIGVIHPVSNFYYGLMSGVRGGLTVAGFAGAIKLAKHWYQKNQLNLKLEHEKLTAELQLLKAQVHPHFLFNTLNNLYSLTLTHSAEAPEVVLKLSGLLRYMLYEGNVPKVPLSKEVKLITDYLELEKMRYGNRLDLSVNLSGDFDGKLIAPLLLLPFLENSFKHGASEHLDQAWVSLDLSVRENKLKLKLMNALPEASALTAGGVRSGGIGLQNVQKRLQLIYPDQHELKIIREAEVFIVTLVLYLEPDTMFTHAPAPDYEITLPPFSNS
- a CDS encoding AAA family ATPase — its product is MLKIAVTGPESTGKSTISEKLARRYHTTWVPEFARTYIENLNRPYTLADIEAIAQGQLALEQQQIQQAQKVFFSDTDMLVLKIWSEHAFGYCPAFIAEKLAQQEYDLYLLMGVDLPWEPDPQREHPHLRQFFYDWYKRELQALKVNFVEIYGTYEQRFQLACQQIDELLKP
- the pnuC gene encoding nicotinamide riboside transporter PnuC, translated to MEFSTLTSNLAAYSQAACSLIASLPIPGKLLQAQSITSLVGVWQQFVEGMQQTSLLEYIAVLAGIASVWFSRKENIWVYPVGLISTIIYVYLSFQYHLIGEASVNIYYSVLSIYGWVLWARKNKSQEHALQITFSNKKQLLQQLTFFIVLYILIYYSLIYLKESFYPGVIPWGDAFASATAYTGMWLMARKKVESWYWWIATNIASIPLYFVKGLVFTSVFYFVLLVMAFAGLAEWQRRGNKIRAGRVTV
- a CDS encoding rhodanese-like domain-containing protein: MHEITVQELKDRLARHNKMQLVDVREPSEFEICNLGGELIPLGELPKQANRVRQDIPVVVICHHGFRSAQAINYLSQRLGYENLLNLKGGIHAWATEIDPTMAVY
- the guaB gene encoding IMP dehydrogenase gives rise to the protein MIFDQSKIQFEALTYDDVLLLPAYSEVLPKDTDTSTQLTRNIRLNIPLLSAAMDTVTEADLAIAMAQEGGIGIIHKNMSVKAQAEQVRKVKRSESGMIMDPITLEETATLGDAVQIMTEHKIGGIPVVNSENKLTGIITNRDLRFEKDLTQKVSSIMTRDNLITAEKGTDLAKAEDILQQYKIEKLPVVDQDGKLVGLITYKDILKKKDRPNACKDEYGRLRVGAAVGVTADLMDRIKALVEAGVDVISLDTAHGHSKGVIDAVRRIKEQYPALEVMAGNVATADGARALADAGADAVKVGVGPGSICTTRIIAGIGVPQLSAVIEAVKGLQGTGVPVIADGGIKFSGDIVKALAGGASTVMIGSLLAGTEEAPGEVIIYEGRKFKTYRGMGSVEAMEEGSKDRYFQGSETETKKLVPEGIVGRVPYKGLVAEVIYQMVGGLKAGMGYCGTPTIEKLQDAKMVKITGAGLRESHPHDVQIMREAPNYSR